One window of Pocillopora verrucosa isolate sample1 chromosome 9, ASM3666991v2, whole genome shotgun sequence genomic DNA carries:
- the LOC131779412 gene encoding cystatin-B, whose product MACGAPGQEMKANEEVQTIVNEVKSQAEAKAGTTFDEFKAISYRTQLVAGTNYFVKVKVGDLSYVHLRIYQTLPHAGSTLELTAIKTELSEGDSLDYF is encoded by the exons ATGGCTTGTGGTGCACCTGGTCAGGAAATGAAGGCTAATGAAGAAGTGCAAACGATTGTCAACGAG GTGAAGAGCCAAGCTGAGGCAAAAGCTGGTACAACATTTGATGAATTTAAAGCCATTTCTTATAGAACTCAACTTGTTGCTGGTACAAATTACTTTGTGAAG GTGAAAGTGGGTGACTTGTCTTATGTTCATTTGCGTATTTACCAAACTTTACCACATGCTGGATCAACACTTGAGTTAACAGCCATCAAAACTGAATTGTCAGAGGGAGACAGCCTGgactatttttaa
- the LOC131779430 gene encoding protein MIX23, protein MATGGKELSQMSCEDFGEFKEALKVLRLVDDTIIYKLNTSIPTDSFVGEINAEQKCQELYNKLMSGYKTRDQAIKKCITEVSENTKQLREETEKNPENGQIMRNLKKEQTKLRLMQTELSVEEVLQNRTLKAFNGRCWKYFKPQ, encoded by the exons ATGGCTACCGGTGGGAAAGAGCTGAGTCAGATGTCATGCGAAGATTTTGGGGAATTCAAG GAAGCATTGAAGGTTCTTAGACTTGTTGATGATACAATCATTTACAAGTTAAACACAAGTATTCCAACAGATTCCTTTGTTGGAGAAATCAATGCTGAACAAAAATGTCAAGAACTTTATAATAAG TTGATGTCAGGTTACAAGACAAGAGATCAGGCCATAAAGAAATGCATCACAGAAGTTTCTGAAAACACCAAACAACTTagagaagaaacagaaaagaacCCTGAGAATGGTCAAATTATGAGAAAtcttaaaaaagaacaaacaaag CTTAGGTTAATGCAAACTGAACTTAGTGTTGAAGAGGTTTTACAAAATAGGACCCTTAAG GCTTTTAATGGACGATGCTGGAAGTATTTCAAACCACAATGA
- the LOC131779423 gene encoding probable tubulin polyglutamylase TTLL2 — protein MASVVFRLCDKAPDILREVCLERGWEEYDESRSESNGEWNLWWKTQGFTSGEFEHCRPWQRLNHFPKSTNITKKDGLARNLRRMRTSYGGSMFEFFPQTFILPNEYRKFVAEFSKQDGSQTSNYWICKPTEQSCGRGIFIFQDLHDLTYDCAVVVQKYIIKPFLISGYKFDLRLYAIVTSYHPFLLYIYHEGLVRFSTERFDLSSLDNRFSHLTNTSINKTGPQYSAEKESIGTGCKWTLSKLRHFFHKHNIDDRLLWHRITSIIIITLLSQMQDIPSNSSNCFELFGFDVLIDEKLKPWLLEVNFSPALGNDCSQDEIVKKPLLNDILESLNFTEVDIKRGETERGSNSTRQKGLKLSSVKSGTARNGKSLSSKSKIGYDLSSLEAECRFKQHADFVKKPVSDAKKQYAHMGLQNQRPSYLRRQKSDVTLSVFSKNDKAANCNHNSKLPSSKSSVCCNRRFSTSEYFVKAGKINCNGPDQDEMNKNTVASCDDIGFQSNPDCATFAEENLSLSTDPTKEVEKSCTEGEQISSLSTVRGQTESQTSLHLSQFANKSNQLPPHLRFRRSYSEASSLNSPQLVDIQSLSNRSQKTLHHISSRYSRHPTGRTPRNKATSVIVKLQPKIGNCILAFPFNEVTHKASKGKLEQKIVVTEIRKMLKEISNDIKSTPLLTNEESLDLQKPFWGYRLKFNTFYSSLLPDVQ, from the coding sequence ATGGCGTCCGTTGTATTCCGGCTTTGTGACAAAGCGCCGGATATTCTTAGAGAAGTTTGTTTGGAACGTGGATGGGAAGAATACGACGAAAGTAGAAGTGAATCGAATGGCGAGTGGAACTTGTGGTGGAAAACTCAGGGCTTTACTTCAGGCGAATTCGAACACTGTCGTCCCTGGCAACGCCTGAACCACTTCCCAAAATCgacaaatatcacaaaaaaagaTGGTTTAGCCAGAAATCTTCGGCGAATGAGAACGTCCTATGGAGGCTCTATGTTTGAGTTTTTCCCACAAACATTTATTCTGCCTAATGAGTATAGAAAGTTTGTTGCAGAATTCTCTAAGCAAGATGGCAGCCAAACATCCAATTACTGGATTTGCAAGCCGACTGAGCAGTCATGTGGgagaggtatttttatttttcaagatcTACATGATCTCACTTATGACTGTGCTGTTGTTGTGCAAAAATACATTATCAAACCATTTCTTATCTCGGgttacaaatttgatttgcGTTTGTATGCAATAGTAACATCATATCATCCTTTCCTTCTTTACATCTATCATGAGGGTCTTGTGCGGTTTAGCACAGAAAGATTTGATTTGTCCTCACTTGACAATCGCTTTTCGCATCTTACGAACACCAGTATTAACAAAACTGGACCACAATATTCCgcagaaaaagaaagcattgGAACTGGTTGTAAGTGGACACTGAGTAAACTGCGTCATTTCTTTCACAAACATAACATTGATGATCGCCTGTTATGGCACCGCATTACATCTATTATAATCATCACACTGCTTTCACAAATGCAAGACATACCTAGTAATAGTTCAAACTGTTTTGAGCTATTTGGCTTTGACGTTCtcattgatgaaaaattaaagccATGGTTATTGGAAGTGAATTTCTCACCAGCACTTGGTAATGATTGCAGTCAAGATGAGATAGTTAAGAAACCATTGTTGAATGATATTTTGGAGAGCCTAAACTTTACTGAGGTGGACATCAAGAGAGGGGAAACAGAAAGAGGAAGTAATTCAACCAGACAAAAGGGGTTGAAATTAAGCAGTGTAAAAAGTGGCACAGCAAGAAATGGTAAAAGCCTGTCCtcaaaatccaaaattggcTATGATCTGTCTTCACTGGAAGCAGAATGCAGATTTAAGCAACATGCTGACTTTGTCAAGAAGCCAGTTTCAGATGCAAAAAAGCAGTATGCTCACATGGGTCTTCAAAATCAAAGGCCAAGCTATCTTCGAAGACAGAAAAGTGATGTTACTCTGTCTGTTTTCAGCAAAAATGACAAAGCAGCAAACTGCAATCACAACAGCAAACTACCATCCTCCAAGAGCAGTGTTTGTTGTAATAGAAGATTCAGCACTTCAGAGTATTTTGTCAAAGCTGGAAAAATCAACTGCAATGGACCTGATCAAgatgaaatgaacaaaaacacaGTGGCATCATGTGATGACATTGGTTTTCAAAGTAACCCCGATTGTGCCACATTTGCAGAAGAAAATCTTTCACTTTCCACAGATCCAAcaaaagaagttgaaaaaaGTTGCACAGAAGGTGAACAAATATCTTCTTTGTCAACAGTGAGAGGTCAAACTGAAAGTCAGACATCTCTACATTTATCTCAATTTGCAAACAAGAGCAACCAACTGCCTCCTCACTTGCGCTTTCGTCGATCCTATTCAGAAGCATCATCACTTAACTCTCCTCAGTTGGTTGATATCCAGAGTTTGTCCAACAGAAGTCAAAAAACCTTGCATCACATTTCCTCAAGGTACTCAAGGCACCCTACAGGGAGAACTCCTAGAAACAAAGCAACTTCGGTCATTGTGAAACTTCAGCCTAAAATTGGTAATTGCATCCTTGCCTTTCCTTTTAATGAAGTGACACATAAAGCCAGTAAGGGGAAGCTAGAGCAGAAGATAGTTGTTACAGAAATCAGGAAAATGTTGAAGGAAATAAGTAATGACATAAAATCAACACCACTTCTAACCAATGAGGAATCACTGGATTTACAAAAACCATTTTGGGGGTATAGGTTAAAATTCAATACCTTTTATAGCTCCTTACTACCAGATGTTCAGTAA
- the LOC131780440 gene encoding cysteine and histidine-rich domain-containing protein 1 — protein sequence MSTDQLLLCYNKGCGKQYKDDENGEDVCLHHPGCPVFHDALKGWSCCKRRVTDFTEFLNIKGCTKSCHSNVKPPEPEKPNKDDKALGLDEVIKVEPPKRKPIPTEPAERPSDDLPKIKLKMTVADSLKKALVKLKEQEKDKTGVCECSETDGGIKPGTTCKNSGCTTSYIDESTNDDKCWHHYGVPVFHEGYKFWSCCRKRTTDFDEFLKQEGCTSGSHRWELTEEEKEKRVLCRYDWYKMGNFIVISVFAKLSDPQQTFVEANKTVVKAHVVFGGSNIFELQLNLHGVIIPEKSSVMLSQTKVEIKLRKEDIGNWPSLELKKSTEEIPAKTEESK from the exons ATGTCGACAGATCAACTGCTTCTATGTTACAATAAGGGTTGTGGAAAACAATACAAAGACGACGAAAATGGAGAAG ATGTGTGTTTACATCATCCAGGCTGTCCAGTATTTCATGATGCTTTGAAG GGCTGGTCCTGTTGCAAGAGAAGAGTTACAGATTTTACAGAATTCTTGAACATTAAG GGTTGCACTAAATCGTGTCATAGTAATGTGAAACCTCCAGAACCAGAAAAACCAAATAAAGATGATAAGGCTCTTGGACTTGATGAG GTGATTAAAGTTGAACCACCTAAACGAAAACCAATACCAACTGAACCTGCAGAAAGACCAAG TGATGACCTCcctaaaataaaacttaaaatgaCAGTAGCAGATTCTTTGAAGAAAGCCTTGGTAAAACttaaagaacaagaaaaggatAAAACTGGAGTTTGTGAAT gtAGTGAAACTGATGGCGGAATTAAACCTGGAACAACTTGCAAGAACAGTGGATGTACTACA TCATATATCGATGAAAGTACAAATGATGATAAGTGTTGGCATCATTATGGAGTACCAGTGTTTCACGAAGG GTATAAATTTTGGTCTTGTTGTCGGAAACGAACAACAGACTTTGatgagtttttgaaacaggaaGGAtgcacctcagggtctcacaGATGGGAACTAACAGAAGAG gagaaagagaaaagagtaTTATGTCG GTATGATTGGTACAAGAtgggaaattttattgtcatttcAGTATTTGCCAAGCTAAGTGATCCTCAACAAACTTTTGTAGAAGCAAATAAAACAGTT gTTAAAGCCCATGTGGTGTTTGGGGGTTCAAATATATTTGAACTTCAGCTCAATCTTCATGGG gTGATTATTCCAGAAAAAAGTTCAGTGATGTTATCCCAGACAAAGGTGGAGATAAAACTACGAAAAGAAGATATTGGAAACTGGCCTTCTCTGGAACTAAAGAAATCCACGGAAGAAATCCCAGCGAAAACGGAAGagtcaaaataa